The sequence below is a genomic window from Patescibacteria group bacterium.
TAAAAATAAGAACACCCACTTGGTTTTTCAGTCCAATTTTGATTATGGTGCAATAGGGTTTTACGGGGTGTCGTATAACGGCTATTATGCAGGGCTGGGGGTCCTGTGACCCGGGTTCGACTCCCGGCACCCCGACCAATCTAAACATTGCGAATTTTCAAGGGAAAGAACTTGCTCGCCGAGTTTCGGCGGGCGGAAACGCGGAGCGGAGCTAATCGAGCATTTTTCGTTCAAAATAGGCTCGAGCTTCGTTCAGTAATTGCGACCAGATTAAATATAAAATGAGGAGGAAATTATGAAAGGATTTTATGGAAACATCGAAAAGAATACCTTGGGAAATAATAATTTTCGTAAAGTGCTTTATACCGGCAAGCATAGCCAATTAGTTTTAATGAGCCTAAAACCGGCTGAAGAAATTGGTATGGAGGTTCATCCTAATAATGACCAATTTTTCCGTTTTGAAAAAGGACAAGGCAAATGCATTATAGATGGAAATAAATATGAGCTATCTGAGGGGGTGGCGATTGTGGTGCCAGCAGGGGCTGAACATAATGTGATTAATACATCCGCGGGCGATTCCTTGCAGCTTTACACAATTTACTCACCGGCACATCATCAGGATGGGATCGTAAGGGCGACTAAAGAGGAGGCTGTCAATGGGCCGGAGTTTGACGGTAAAACGACTGAATAAAAAGTATAATTTTGAAAAATCGCGCTAAGAACGGCTGGCGCGATTTTATTTTAAAATATAAATTTATTTAAATTGGGGAGGCAGGAAATACTCGCACTAAATATAAGAGCCAATTAACGATATAGGTGAGGATGAGGATAAAAAAGTTAAAATTTAAAAAGATTGAAAGAAATAAAACTAAAAACAATAAAGGCATGCCGATTTGTTCAAGTTTTGCCATTGTTTTTTCATTTACAAAAAGATATAAAATTTTCGAACCATCTAAAGGCGGAATTGGTAAAATATTAAAAGCGGCTAAAATTAAATTTAAATTAACAATATAATCAAATAAAATATAAAACCAGGTATTTTCAAGACCAAAATTGAAATAAATATTAAGTCGGTATGGAATTGAAAAAATAAAAGCGACCATTATATTAGCAATGGCACCCGAATAAGAAGTGAGAATAATGCCTTTCTTTTCGTGGGCAAAATTTTTAGGATTAAAAATCACCGGTTTCCCCCAACCAAAACCGGCTAAAAACAAAAATACCGTTCCCAAAGGATCGAGATGGGCTAAAGGGTTTAAACTCACGCGCCCCATTTTTTTAGGAGTTGGATCACCAAGTTTATAAGCGGTCCAAGCATGACAAAATTCGTGGATTGTAATCCCGATAATTAAAGCGACAATAAAGTAAATAAACTTGACAGGAGACGAAATTAGTTCTAAAATAAACATGTTGTATCCTAATTATTAACTTTGCATTTCAATTTATTTTTAAGGATTCTGATGGCTAAATGTCAGGTTTGCGATAAAGGTTTAAGAAAAGGCAATAATGTTTCCCATTCCCATCGTAAGACAC
It includes:
- a CDS encoding cupin domain-containing protein — its product is MKGFYGNIEKNTLGNNNFRKVLYTGKHSQLVLMSLKPAEEIGMEVHPNNDQFFRFEKGQGKCIIDGNKYELSEGVAIVVPAGAEHNVINTSAGDSLQLYTIYSPAHHQDGIVRATKEEAVNGPEFDGKTTE
- a CDS encoding site-2 protease family protein yields the protein MFILELISSPVKFIYFIVALIIGITIHEFCHAWTAYKLGDPTPKKMGRVSLNPLAHLDPLGTVFLFLAGFGWGKPVIFNPKNFAHEKKGIILTSYSGAIANIMVAFIFSIPYRLNIYFNFGLENTWFYILFDYIVNLNLILAAFNILPIPPLDGSKILYLFVNEKTMAKLEQIGMPLLFLVLFLSIFLNFNFFILILTYIVNWLLYLVRVFPASPI